A region from the Rhodamnia argentea isolate NSW1041297 chromosome 7, ASM2092103v1, whole genome shotgun sequence genome encodes:
- the LOC115731210 gene encoding glutathione reductase, chloroplastic isoform X2, giving the protein MATSITTPKLTATFSSSPSLQTLCRRLPLPLSHSLSSLSLLPPAGPRTLDLHLGLRSLPNPRPRRQRFSVEAADSVNGAETARHYDFDLFTIGAGSGGVRASRFAASFGASVAVCELPFSTISSETAGGVGGTCVLRGCVPKKILVYGSKYSHEFEESHGFGWTYDAEPKHDWSTLMANKNAELQRLTGIYKNILKNAGITLIEGRGKIVDPHTVDVNGKLYSARHILVSVGGRPFVPEIPGREYAIDSDAALDLPSKPEKVAIIGGGYIALEFAGIFSGLSSDVHVFIRQKKVLRGFDEEIRDFVAEQMSLRGIEVHNEESPQAIQKLPDGSLSLKTNKGTKEGFSHIMFATGRRPNTKNLGLEEVGVKLIKNGAIEVDEFSRTSVPSIWAVGDVTDRINLTPVALMEGVALAKTLFLNEPTKPDYRAVPSAVFSQPPIGQVGLSEEQAIQEYGDVDIFTANFRPLKATISGLPDRVFMKLIVCAKTDKVLGLHMCGEESPETVQGFAVAVKAGLTKADIDATVGIHPTSAEEFVTMRMPTRKIRRGPSSEGKKDSDAKAAAGV; this is encoded by the exons ATGGCCACTTCCATCACCACCCCGAAGCTCACCGCCACCTTCTCCTCCTCGCCGTCCCTCCAAACCCTCTGCCGGAGGCTCCCACTCCCGCTCTCCCactccctctcctccctctctctcctccctcccgcCGGCCCCCGGACCCTCGACCTCCACCTCGGCCTCCGCTCCCTCCCCAATCCCCGGCCTCGCCGCCAGCGTTTCTCCGTCGAGGCCGCCGACTCCGTCAACGGGGCCGAGACCGCCCGCCACTACGACTTCGACCTCTTCACCATCGGCGCCGGGAGCGGCGGGGTCCGTGCCTCCCGCTTCGCCGCCAGTTTCGGCGCCTCCGTCGCCGTCTGCGAGCTCCCGTTCTCCACCATCTCCTCCGAGACTGCCGGAGGCGTCGGCGGAAC ATGTGTACTTCGAGGTTGTGTACCCAAGAAGATACTTGTTTATGGATCCAAGTATTCTCATGAATTTGAAGAGAGTCATGGATTTGGATGGACGTATGATGCTGAGCCTAAGCATGATTGGAGCACCTTAATGGCTAACAAAAATGCTGAGTTGCAACGACTTACAGGTATCTACaagaatatattaaaaaatgccgGCATCACTCTAATTGAAGGCCGTGGAAAG ATTGTGGACCCTCACACGGTTGACGTGAATGGAAAGCTCTATTCAGCTAGGCACATACTAGTTTCAGTGGGGGGACGCCCTTTTGTTCCTGAAATTCCTGGCAGAGAATATGCAATTGACTCAGATGCAGCACTTGATTTGCCCTCAAAGCCCGAGAAAGTCGCAATCATCGGGGGTGGCTACATTGCTCTTGAATTTGCTGGTATCTTCAGTGGTTTGTCAAGTGATGTCCACGTATTTATAAGGCAAAAGAAGGTTTTGAGAGGTTTTGATGAAGAG ATCAGGGATTTTGTGGCTGAGCAGATGTCCCTGCGAGGAATTGAGGTCCATAATGAGGAGTCACCTCAAGCCATCCAAAAGTTGCCTGATGGTTCACTGTCTCTTAAGACCaataaaggaacaaaagaaggtTTTTCACACATTATGTTTGCTACAGGACGACGGCCTAATACAAAG AATTTAGGATTAGAGGAAGTTGGAGTAAAGCTTATCAAGAATGGAGCTATAGAG gTTGATGAATTTTCACGAACATCAGTTCCATCCATCTGGGCGGTTGGGGACGTTACTGACAGAATTAACTTGACCCCAGTTGCTTTGATGGAGGGAGTAGCATTGGCAAAGACTCTATTTTTGAATGAGCCAACAAAGCCTGATTACAG aGCTGTTCCATCAGCTGTGTTCTCCCAGCCTCCAATTGGACAAGTCGGACTCAGTGAAGAACAA GCTATTCAAGAATATGGCGACGTTGATATATTCACAGCAAATTTCAGGCCTTTGAAGGCAACTATCTCCGGGCTCCCTGACCGTGTTTTTATGAAGCTCATTGTCTGTGCAAAAACAGACAAAGTTCTTGGGTTGCATATGTGCGGGGAAGAATCTCCAGAAACTGTACAG GGCTTCGCTGTTGCTGTGAAAGCTGGTTTGACCAAAGCAGACATCGATGCTACAGTGGGCATTCACCCAACTTCTGCTGAGGAATTTGTTACAATGAGGATGCCCACTCGCAAGATACGGAGGGGTCCTTCATCGGAG GGAAAGAAGGACTCTGATGCTAAAGCAGCAGCTGGGGTTTAG
- the LOC115731210 gene encoding glutathione reductase, chloroplastic isoform X1 produces the protein MATSITTPKLTATFSSSPSLQTLCRRLPLPLSHSLSSLSLLPPAGPRTLDLHLGLRSLPNPRPRRQRFSVEAADSVNGAETARHYDFDLFTIGAGSGGVRASRFAASFGASVAVCELPFSTISSETAGGVGGTCVLRGCVPKKILVYGSKYSHEFEESHGFGWTYDAEPKHDWSTLMANKNAELQRLTGIYKNILKNAGITLIEGRGKIVDPHTVDVNGKLYSARHILVSVGGRPFVPEIPGREYAIDSDAALDLPSKPEKVAIIGGGYIALEFAGIFSGLSSDVHVFIRQKKVLRGFDEEIRDFVAEQMSLRGIEVHNEESPQAIQKLPDGSLSLKTNKGTKEGFSHIMFATGRRPNTKNLGLEEVGVKLIKNGAIEVDEFSRTSVPSIWAVGDVTDRINLTPVALMEGVALAKTLFLNEPTKPDYRAVPSAVFSQPPIGQVGLSEEQAIQEYGDVDIFTANFRPLKATISGLPDRVFMKLIVCAKTDKVLGLHMCGEESPETVQGFAVAVKAGLTKADIDATVGIHPTSAEEFVTMRMPTRKIRRGPSSEQGKKDSDAKAAAGV, from the exons ATGGCCACTTCCATCACCACCCCGAAGCTCACCGCCACCTTCTCCTCCTCGCCGTCCCTCCAAACCCTCTGCCGGAGGCTCCCACTCCCGCTCTCCCactccctctcctccctctctctcctccctcccgcCGGCCCCCGGACCCTCGACCTCCACCTCGGCCTCCGCTCCCTCCCCAATCCCCGGCCTCGCCGCCAGCGTTTCTCCGTCGAGGCCGCCGACTCCGTCAACGGGGCCGAGACCGCCCGCCACTACGACTTCGACCTCTTCACCATCGGCGCCGGGAGCGGCGGGGTCCGTGCCTCCCGCTTCGCCGCCAGTTTCGGCGCCTCCGTCGCCGTCTGCGAGCTCCCGTTCTCCACCATCTCCTCCGAGACTGCCGGAGGCGTCGGCGGAAC ATGTGTACTTCGAGGTTGTGTACCCAAGAAGATACTTGTTTATGGATCCAAGTATTCTCATGAATTTGAAGAGAGTCATGGATTTGGATGGACGTATGATGCTGAGCCTAAGCATGATTGGAGCACCTTAATGGCTAACAAAAATGCTGAGTTGCAACGACTTACAGGTATCTACaagaatatattaaaaaatgccgGCATCACTCTAATTGAAGGCCGTGGAAAG ATTGTGGACCCTCACACGGTTGACGTGAATGGAAAGCTCTATTCAGCTAGGCACATACTAGTTTCAGTGGGGGGACGCCCTTTTGTTCCTGAAATTCCTGGCAGAGAATATGCAATTGACTCAGATGCAGCACTTGATTTGCCCTCAAAGCCCGAGAAAGTCGCAATCATCGGGGGTGGCTACATTGCTCTTGAATTTGCTGGTATCTTCAGTGGTTTGTCAAGTGATGTCCACGTATTTATAAGGCAAAAGAAGGTTTTGAGAGGTTTTGATGAAGAG ATCAGGGATTTTGTGGCTGAGCAGATGTCCCTGCGAGGAATTGAGGTCCATAATGAGGAGTCACCTCAAGCCATCCAAAAGTTGCCTGATGGTTCACTGTCTCTTAAGACCaataaaggaacaaaagaaggtTTTTCACACATTATGTTTGCTACAGGACGACGGCCTAATACAAAG AATTTAGGATTAGAGGAAGTTGGAGTAAAGCTTATCAAGAATGGAGCTATAGAG gTTGATGAATTTTCACGAACATCAGTTCCATCCATCTGGGCGGTTGGGGACGTTACTGACAGAATTAACTTGACCCCAGTTGCTTTGATGGAGGGAGTAGCATTGGCAAAGACTCTATTTTTGAATGAGCCAACAAAGCCTGATTACAG aGCTGTTCCATCAGCTGTGTTCTCCCAGCCTCCAATTGGACAAGTCGGACTCAGTGAAGAACAA GCTATTCAAGAATATGGCGACGTTGATATATTCACAGCAAATTTCAGGCCTTTGAAGGCAACTATCTCCGGGCTCCCTGACCGTGTTTTTATGAAGCTCATTGTCTGTGCAAAAACAGACAAAGTTCTTGGGTTGCATATGTGCGGGGAAGAATCTCCAGAAACTGTACAG GGCTTCGCTGTTGCTGTGAAAGCTGGTTTGACCAAAGCAGACATCGATGCTACAGTGGGCATTCACCCAACTTCTGCTGAGGAATTTGTTACAATGAGGATGCCCACTCGCAAGATACGGAGGGGTCCTTCATCGGAG CAGGGAAAGAAGGACTCTGATGCTAAAGCAGCAGCTGGGGTTTAG
- the LOC115731702 gene encoding fructokinase-1, with amino-acid sequence MHHSAIAPKRPLLFHVTLSENPPLSLPIPLTPSLAARWHPRSASSFFSCRGDGDALAAARLHRSAPPGSATAGCGGCCLSDVKVRGIVAKDVDVATLGNLCVDIVLNVPALPPPSKEERRAYMEELSASPPDKRYWEAGGNCNTAIGAARLGLNCTAIGHVGNEIYGKFLVDVLQDEGIHMVGINEDANVDNSSASYETLLCWVLVDPLQRHGFCSRADFRKEPAFSWMNKLSAEVKLAITRSKILFCNGYGFDELLPDLITSALDYAVEVGTSIFFDPGPRGKSLSKGTPEERRALRKILEMSDVLLLTSDEAESLTGINDPILAGQELLKQGVRMKWVVIKMGTRGSIIITGSSISCAPAFKVNVVDTVGCGDSFGAAIAYGFIHNIPLMNTLALANAVGAATAMGCGAGRNVAKLDQAIELMKASNLNEDDKFWNLVLGEKKDSCEISILSKMVINGKSAQVNRVPLRKVVSELLPELEPARSKSSVTF; translated from the exons atGCATCACTCCGCAATCGCTCCGAAACGCCCGCTCCTCTTCCATGTGACCTTATCCGAAAACCCTCCGCTCAGTCTCCCGATTCCGCTGACCCCGTCTCTCGCCGCTCGGTGGCATCCCCGCTCCgcttcttccttcttcagctGCAGGGGCGACGGCGATGCTCTCGCCGCCGCCAGGCTCCACCGCTCCGCTCCGCCCGGCTCAGCCACCGCCGGCTGCGGCGGCTGCTGCTTGAGCGACGTGAAGGTGCGCGGCATTGTGGCCAAGGACGTCGATGTCGCCACGCTCGGGAATCTCTGCGTGGACATCGTCCTCAACGTCCCTGCTCTGCCCCCGCCGTCTAAGGAGGAGAGGAGGGCTTATATGGAAGAGCTGTCTGCTTCTCCACCCGATAAG CGATACTGGGAAGCTGGAGGCAACTGCAATACTGCTATAGGAGCAGCAAGATTGGGGCTCAACTGTACTGCAATTGGTCATGTGGGTAACGAAATTTATGGGAAGTTCCTCGTAGATGTCCTTCAGGATGAGGGCATTCATATGGTTGGGATTAATGAAGATGCCAATGTGGACAACTCCAGTGCCTCGTATGAAACACTTTTATGCTGGGTTCTCGTGGATCCATTGCAAAGACATGGATTTTGCAG TCGAGCTGATTTTAGAAAGGAACCTGCATTCAGTTGGATGAATAAACTATCTGCTGAAGTAAAGCTGGCTATTACGCGGTCAAAGATCTTATTCTGCAACGGTTATGGCTTTGATGAACTGTTGCCTGATTTAATAACCTCAGCTCTAGATTATGCTGTCGAGGTTGGTACATCAATCTTTTTTGACCCCGGACCACGAGGAAAGAGCCTTTCCAAAGGAACACCAGAAGAACGTAGGGCACTTAGAAAGATCCTGGAGATGAGTGACGTTCTTCTTCTTACTTCTGATGAG GCTGAGTCACTGACTGGAATTAATGACCCGATTCTAGCTGGACAGGAGTTGCTAAAACAAGGTGTACGCATGAAGTGGGTTGTCATTAAAATGGGTACTAGAGGTTCCATCATCATCACAGGATCAAGTATATCTTGTGCACCTGCATTCAAG GTGAATGTGGTCGACACTGTTGGTTGTGGAGATAGTTTTGGAGCTGCTATTGCCTATGGTTTCATCCATAATATTCCTTTGATGAACACATTAGCACTCGCGAATGCAGTTGGTGCTGCAACGGCTATGGGTTGCGGCGCAGGCAGGAATGTGGCAAAATTAGATCAGGCTATAGAACTCATGAAAGCTTCAAATCTCAATGAAGATGACAAATTTTGGAACTTAGTTCTCGGTGAGAAAAAGGATTCTTGTGAAATTAGCATTCTTTCGAAGATGGTCATCAACGGGAAGAGTGCTCAGGTGAATCGGGTACCCTTGCGAAAAGTGGTCTCTGAACTGCTGCCTGAGCTTGAGCCTGCACGGTCAAAGAGTTCAGTTACATTTTGA
- the LOC115733037 gene encoding putative pentatricopeptide repeat-containing protein At1g12700, mitochondrial: protein MASRTLFSSSSSSSSSSAAKGKLSSLFTHPLRNSSQKLNLSQDLAGRDPPPPPESTLSADTEDRALFTLFLEKKCKSGDFTVDEALRHFDRMISIRPIPPTWWFRVLLGALAKKKFYSAVISLRRKLEVAGLLSDYFVLKILLNCFCNERRVNDAFAVLGAIFRRGYCPDIVTYNQLLKGLCLKHKIGEGVALFKKMVRLGCRPDVVTYGTLISGLCQTGNTSTALKLHEEILTSNGEHSAVCKSNIVCYGAIIDGLCKDGLLEEASKLFMEMKGNGISPNLVVYNTLIHGLCCIGQYKEATDLLDEMVDQRIEPDIITFNALLNVLYKQGKFKEAENMLKLMIEKGVGPSIVTYSTIMDGLCSAGKVDEARELLAHLMNMGGPVNEVSFNVLINGYCNQVNMEEAMNVHKKMINNGVKPTEVTFNTLMLGFFRKGKVVDARELFFEMKRHEVEPSSRTFNILLDGLCKNNLLSDALDLFHSKDCKGKANVTTFNCLIDGLCKEGNLKAAWDLFHMLQKDGLAPDVLTYSIMINGLCRQGQVKEANELFVKMEDNGCAPNVVTFNTLMRALCQNHEALEVIELLKKMAGKNIRPDATTASIVFDLLAKNKNYHEYLTLLPAFPS from the coding sequence ATGGCTTCCAGGactctgttttcttcttcttcttcttcttcttcttcttcagctgcAAAAGGTaaactttcctctctctttACACACCCACTTAGAAATTCTTCTCAAAAATTAAATCTTTCACAAGATCTCGCTGGTCGAGACCCGCCTCCGCCCCCAGAATCCACGCTTTCCGCTGACACAGAAGACCGAGCTCTATTCACTCTTTTCCTCGAGAAGAAGTGTAAATCAGGGGATTTCACCGTGGACGAAGCGCTCCGCCATTTCGATCGCATGATCTCTATTCGACCTATTCCTCCCACTTGGTGGTTTCGCGTGTTATTGGGTGCCTTAGCTAAGAAGAAGTTTTACTCTGCAGTGATTTCTCTTCGCAGAAAGCTGGAAGTTGCTGGGCTTCTGTCTGACTATTTTGTGCTGAAGATTTTGTTGAACTGCTTCTGCAATGAGAGACGGGTAAACGATGCTTTCGCAGTTTTGGGGGCGATTTTTCGCCGAGGTTATTGCCCTGATATAGTCACCTATAATCAATTGCTGAAGGGACTGTGCTTAAAGCATAAAATTGGTGAAGGGGTGGCcttgttcaagaaaatggtgCGTTTGGGTTGCAGACCGGACGTTGTTACTTATGGCACTTTGATTAGTGGGTTGTGTCAGACCGGTAATACGAGCACGGCACTCAAGTTACATGAAGAAATACTGACCAGCAATGGTGAACATAGCGCTGTATGCAAGTCGAATATAGTTTGCTATGGTGCTATTATTGATGGACTTTGCAAAGACGGGTTACTAGAAGAGGCCAGCAAACTTTTCATGGAGATGAAAGGTAATGGTATTTCACCAAATTTGGTTGTTTACAACACGCTGATACACGGCTTGTGTTGCATAGGACAGTACAAGGAAGCCACGGATTTGCTTGATGAGATGGTGGATCAAAGAATCGAGCCTGATATAATTACATTTAATGCTTTGTTGAATGTTCTTTACAAGCAGGGGAAGTTCAAAGAAGCCGAAAACATGCTCAAATTGATGATTGAGAAGGGTGTAGGTCCTAGTATTGTTACCTATAGCACGATAATGGATGGCTTGTGTTCAGCGGGTAAGGTCGATGAGGCAAGGGAACTGCTTGCTCATTTGATGAATATGGGTGGTCCAGTTAACGAAGTCAGCTTCAATGTGCTGATCAATGGGTATTGCAATCAGGTTAATATGGAAGAAGCCATGAATGTGCATAAGAAGATGATTAATAATGGCGTTAAGCCGACAGAAGTTACTTTTAACACTTTAATGCTTGGTTTTTTCCGCAAAGGTAAGGTTGTTGATGCACGTGAATTGTTTTTTGAAATGAAACGTCATGAAGTGGAACCCAGTTCACGCACATTCAACATACTTCTGGACGGACTATGCAAGAATAATTTGCTTTCAGATGCATTGGATTTGTTTCATTCCAAAGATTGCAAAGGAAAGGCAAATGTTACGACCTTCAATTGCCTCATTGATGGGTTGTGCAAAGAAGGGAATCTGAAAGCTGCGTGGGACTTATTTCACATGTTGCAGAAGGATGGGTTAGCACCAGATGTTTTAACATACTCTATCATGATAAATGGGCTCTGCCGACAAGGTCAAGTGAAAGAGGCAAATGAGCTATTTGTGAAAATGGAAGACAATGGCTGTGCTCCAAATGTCGTCACATTCAACACATTAATGCGTGCTCTTTGTCAAAATCACGAGGCATTGGAGGTGATTGAGCTGCTTAAGAAAATGGCAGGAAAAAATATAAGACCAGATGCAACCACAGCATCTATAGTTTTTGACTTGCTtgcaaagaataaaaattatcaCGAGTATCTGACTTTACTTCCAGCATTCCCTTCTTGA